A single window of Paracoccus albus DNA harbors:
- the guaA gene encoding glutamine-hydrolyzing GMP synthase, translating into MTQHQRLLIIDFGSQVTQLIARRLRELDVYCEIHPYQNVTDASLAELAPRAVILSGGPDSVTREGSPRAPDSLWSMGVPIFGICYGQQVMMTQLGGKVEAGHHAEYGRAFVAPAPGHKKDGIFAGLSDREQVWMSHGDRVTALAPGFEVIGTSPNAPFAITADESRGFFAVQFHPEVHHTPNGKTMLENFIRMAGFTGDWTMAAYRDEAIRKIREQVGDKKVICGLSGGVDSSVAAVLIHEAIGDQLTCVFVDHGLLRQNEAEEVVSMFRDNYNIPLIHADESDLFIGELEGVSDPEIKRKTIGRLFIDVFQKYANEIEGAEFLAQGTLYPDVIESVSFSGGPSVTIKSHHNVGGLPEKMGLKLVEPLRELFKDEVRALGRELGLPDSFIGRHPFPGPGLAIRCPGEITRDKLDILRKADAVYIDQIRKHGLYDEIWQAFVAILPVRTVGVMGDGRTYDYACALRAVTSVDGMTADYYPFSHDFLGETATRIINEVKGINRVTYDITSKPPGTIEWE; encoded by the coding sequence ATGACCCAGCATCAGCGCCTTCTCATCATCGATTTCGGATCTCAGGTCACACAGTTGATCGCGCGCCGCCTGCGCGAACTGGATGTGTATTGCGAGATCCATCCCTACCAGAACGTCACCGACGCGAGCCTTGCCGAGCTTGCGCCCCGCGCGGTGATCCTGTCCGGCGGCCCGGACAGCGTGACGCGCGAAGGCAGCCCCCGCGCGCCGGACTCGCTGTGGTCTATGGGCGTGCCGATTTTCGGCATCTGCTATGGCCAGCAGGTCATGATGACGCAACTTGGCGGCAAGGTAGAGGCAGGTCATCACGCCGAATATGGCCGCGCCTTTGTGGCACCCGCGCCGGGTCACAAGAAAGACGGTATCTTCGCGGGCCTGTCAGACCGGGAACAGGTCTGGATGAGCCATGGCGACCGGGTCACCGCACTCGCGCCGGGGTTTGAGGTGATCGGCACCTCGCCCAACGCGCCTTTCGCCATCACCGCCGACGAATCGCGCGGCTTCTTCGCCGTGCAGTTCCACCCCGAGGTGCATCACACCCCGAACGGCAAAACCATGCTGGAGAATTTCATCCGCATGGCGGGCTTCACCGGCGACTGGACCATGGCCGCTTACCGGGATGAGGCGATCCGCAAGATCCGCGAACAGGTCGGCGACAAAAAGGTGATCTGCGGCCTGTCCGGCGGGGTCGATTCCTCGGTCGCCGCCGTGCTGATCCATGAGGCGATCGGCGACCAGCTTACCTGCGTTTTCGTCGATCACGGGCTTTTGCGGCAGAATGAGGCCGAGGAAGTCGTCTCCATGTTCCGCGACAATTACAATATCCCGCTGATCCATGCCGACGAATCCGACCTGTTCATCGGTGAGTTGGAAGGTGTTTCCGACCCCGAAATCAAGCGCAAGACCATAGGCCGTCTGTTCATCGACGTGTTCCAGAAATATGCGAACGAAATCGAGGGGGCAGAGTTTCTGGCGCAAGGCACGCTGTATCCGGACGTGATCGAAAGCGTGTCCTTCAGCGGCGGCCCCTCGGTCACGATCAAATCGCACCACAATGTCGGCGGCTTGCCCGAGAAGATGGGTCTGAAACTGGTCGAACCGCTGCGCGAGCTGTTCAAGGACGAGGTCCGCGCCCTTGGCCGCGAACTGGGCCTGCCCGACAGCTTCATTGGTCGCCACCCCTTCCCCGGACCGGGTCTGGCGATCCGCTGCCCCGGAGAGATCACCCGCGACAAGCTGGACATCCTGCGCAAGGCCGACGCGGTCTATATCGACCAGATCCGCAAGCACGGGCTTTACGACGAGATCTGGCAGGCTTTCGTGGCGATCCTGCCCGTGCGCACCGTCGGCGTGATGGGCGACGGGCGCACCTATGATTACGCCTGCGCGCTTCGGGCGGTGACTTCGGTCGATGGGATGACGGCGGATTACTATCCGTTCAGCCACGACTTCCTTGGCGAGACAGCCACGCGGATCATCAATGAGGTGAAGGGTATCAACCGCGTAACCTATGACATCACATCCAAGCCACCCGGCACGATTGAGTGGGAGTGA
- a CDS encoding CAP domain-containing protein, producing the protein MYRPPARTTLAALAGAAIALSACSADNLAAAGDSDTPISVTPAADPGLPAPAVEAIGPVCAPADAGAVEQMKERINAERTALGRSPLTFRDNLTFAAQAHACDMATMGRASVAGSNGSSVVHRVRAVEYSACSSAQLIGRSGDAYSQMANWMAHEPDEEVLVHQKFDDAGIGVVNMGGRLWWSVVMADNCR; encoded by the coding sequence ATGTATAGACCGCCGGCCCGGACCACCTTAGCTGCGCTTGCTGGCGCGGCAATTGCGTTATCTGCCTGCTCAGCTGATAATCTAGCCGCTGCAGGCGACAGCGACACGCCTATCAGTGTAACTCCTGCTGCTGATCCCGGTCTGCCTGCGCCCGCAGTCGAGGCCATAGGCCCGGTTTGCGCACCCGCCGACGCTGGCGCGGTGGAGCAGATGAAGGAACGTATCAACGCAGAGCGCACAGCACTGGGTCGTTCTCCGCTTACATTCCGGGATAATCTGACCTTCGCCGCGCAGGCGCATGCCTGCGATATGGCAACGATGGGCCGCGCCTCGGTCGCGGGCTCGAACGGGTCGTCAGTTGTTCACCGTGTCCGGGCGGTAGAATACTCGGCCTGCTCTTCAGCGCAGCTGATCGGTCGTTCGGGCGATGCCTATTCCCAGATGGCGAACTGGATGGCGCATGAGCCGGATGAGGAAGTTCTGGTTCACCAGAAATTCGACGACGCCGGGATAGGCGTGGTCAACATGGGCGGAAGGCTTTGGTGGTCCGTCGTGATGGCCGATAATTGCCGCTGA